In one window of Arthrobacter pascens DNA:
- a CDS encoding PP2C family protein-serine/threonine phosphatase: MNSHPASISPPAGHEPGLSLSYGYGTDRGLRRELNEDSFIASDPVFAVADGMGGHEAGEVASGMCVRALAAMPQLATGKRSITAAVLQQYLVRADSAIRQATGARAGTTLAGAVVVEQMGMPYWLVMNIGDSRTYRLSQGEFAQVSVDHSEVQELVDAGEITPEEAAVHPRRHVVTRALGTGDETEADYWLLPVEEGDRILVCSDGLNSELTDEHMFRILSTVGDPQDAVDALIQAALRNGGRDNVTVIVVDARNVMNDGGTATTAPRTAAGAEEETTLPRPQAADGRAASSDDESREPGDGRR; the protein is encoded by the coding sequence ATGAACTCCCACCCCGCAAGCATTTCCCCGCCCGCAGGCCACGAACCCGGGCTGAGCCTGAGCTACGGCTACGGGACCGACCGGGGCCTGCGCCGCGAACTCAACGAAGATTCCTTCATAGCCTCGGACCCGGTATTCGCCGTTGCCGACGGCATGGGAGGCCATGAGGCCGGCGAGGTTGCCAGCGGCATGTGCGTCCGGGCCCTGGCTGCGATGCCACAGCTGGCCACGGGGAAGCGGAGCATCACAGCAGCGGTCCTCCAGCAGTACCTGGTCAGGGCTGACAGTGCCATCCGGCAGGCCACCGGCGCACGTGCCGGAACCACGCTGGCCGGCGCCGTGGTGGTCGAACAAATGGGCATGCCGTACTGGCTGGTCATGAACATCGGCGATTCCCGGACGTACCGGCTGAGCCAGGGAGAGTTCGCCCAGGTCAGCGTGGACCATTCCGAGGTTCAGGAGCTCGTGGATGCCGGGGAAATCACTCCTGAAGAGGCAGCTGTCCATCCCCGGCGCCACGTTGTCACCAGGGCACTGGGTACAGGCGACGAGACGGAGGCCGACTACTGGCTGCTTCCGGTCGAGGAGGGCGACCGTATCCTGGTCTGCTCCGACGGGCTCAATTCTGAACTGACAGACGAACACATGTTCCGCATCCTGAGCACCGTGGGGGATCCGCAGGACGCCGTGGATGCACTGATTCAGGCCGCGCTCCGCAACGGCGGCAGGGACAACGTCACGGTGATCGTGGTTGATGCCCGGAACGTGATGAACGACGGCGGCACCGCCACCACAGCCCCCCGCACCGCTGCGGGGGCAGAAGAAGAAACGACGTTGCCCCGGCCGCAGGCTGCGGATGGGCGGGCAGCATCCTCCGACGACGAGAGCAGGGAGCCCGGGGATGGCCGCCGGTAA
- a CDS encoding RDD family protein: protein MTTDAERCQRCHQQIRSGATFCQACGAPLPNRAARNVRNVDHAQRALMDQRAEQAGRNPGNIPVVRAIPTIRASAPEKAPEQLAGHAPGGGTGMAVNLELCPAPVAKRLGAAVLDWLAPVAILVVAFTVGFAGITRTHSGGFIVYGTGSLVLFGGIGAGLTLAYVFVLVAVEGRSGNTIGNRLMGIRSADKDGYAPGAGAVFLRGLVTGAGILLAIVAAIVLAIFMWFDAALLVLGPLVLLGAAWAVLVVVSSTWDKNGGLRGWHDSAAGTLMFDIKAGRNPISTGGIQGPYSFAPLDLPPVQQVVSPVAGAAKAPQVIHAQMPPVISAPQAISPHPAQVRDSPALVNPEHPDDDHDRTQMRGGTSEPVPVAVLRIRLDDGRDFQLDRNVLVGRNPVGREGELQAQLLPVPDPGRTISKTHLHLLTDGAGIWVTDRNSTNGSAVTTPDGLRTPLQPGVPAFVNPGSTVHFGDRSFHVGQA from the coding sequence ATGACGACTGACGCCGAGCGCTGCCAGCGCTGCCATCAGCAGATCCGCAGCGGCGCCACCTTTTGCCAGGCCTGCGGGGCTCCGCTGCCCAACCGGGCGGCGCGCAACGTCCGCAATGTCGACCATGCGCAGAGGGCCCTGATGGACCAGCGGGCCGAGCAAGCGGGGAGGAATCCCGGTAATATCCCGGTAGTACGGGCTATCCCGACAATAAGAGCTTCGGCGCCTGAAAAGGCGCCTGAACAGCTGGCGGGTCACGCTCCAGGGGGAGGAACAGGAATGGCAGTAAACCTTGAGCTGTGTCCGGCTCCCGTGGCCAAGCGCCTTGGTGCCGCCGTGCTCGACTGGCTGGCTCCGGTGGCCATCCTCGTCGTGGCCTTCACTGTTGGTTTCGCCGGCATCACCCGCACGCACAGCGGCGGCTTCATCGTTTACGGCACCGGCTCACTGGTTCTGTTCGGCGGAATCGGTGCCGGGCTGACACTGGCTTACGTGTTTGTCCTCGTGGCTGTGGAGGGCCGATCGGGGAACACGATCGGCAACCGGCTCATGGGTATCCGCAGCGCGGACAAGGACGGCTATGCCCCGGGGGCCGGGGCAGTCTTCCTCCGGGGCCTGGTCACAGGCGCGGGAATCCTCCTGGCGATAGTGGCAGCCATTGTGCTGGCCATTTTCATGTGGTTCGATGCCGCCCTCCTGGTCCTTGGGCCATTGGTCCTGCTCGGCGCCGCATGGGCTGTCCTGGTGGTGGTGTCCAGCACGTGGGACAAGAACGGCGGGCTTCGCGGCTGGCACGATTCCGCCGCCGGGACCCTCATGTTCGACATCAAGGCCGGCCGTAATCCGATTAGCACCGGCGGTATCCAGGGTCCCTACAGTTTTGCGCCCCTGGACCTGCCGCCGGTTCAGCAGGTCGTCTCACCCGTAGCCGGCGCCGCCAAGGCGCCCCAGGTCATTCATGCCCAGATGCCGCCGGTGATCAGCGCGCCGCAGGCCATCAGTCCCCACCCGGCCCAGGTGAGGGACTCGCCGGCACTTGTGAACCCGGAACATCCGGACGACGATCACGACCGCACGCAGATGCGCGGGGGTACCAGCGAACCCGTTCCGGTGGCCGTCCTGCGGATAAGGCTCGACGACGGCCGGGACTTCCAGCTCGACCGCAACGTTCTGGTGGGGCGGAACCCGGTCGGCCGGGAAGGCGAGCTGCAGGCCCAACTCCTGCCCGTCCCTGATCCGGGCCGCACGATCTCCAAGACACACCTCCACCTTCTGACCGACGGCGCCGGGATCTGGGTAACCGACAGGAACTCCACCAACGGGAGCGCGGTTACCACCCCTGACGGCCTCCGGACCCCGCTCCAGCCGGGCGTGCCCGCCTTTGTCAATCCGGGATCCACTGTTCATTTTGGTGACCGCTCCTTCCACGTAGGACAGGCATGA
- a CDS encoding FHA domain-containing protein, which produces MAAGNYAPGSWLGIVRSRTAVILGSDTPSALVRSLWELLESGPEAHEVLSAVTSSFGVSLARIPSFGIVDFRDPLRVFLRGDLDLTVGLPGGSVDLNGRDVTTWTERHFAAPEWFRLTVPGGGRGTQELPVGEGVVLLQSLTMALARAAIEAQPVEAEPVEAEPVEAEPVEQHAVEAEPAEAEPVEKQPVEPEPVFEQGKASGEHGASAETVIGVLDDDAGYPTGMPETPEDGEPASDHARQVLVPDQMPAHELTGTYDHLWERTVVRSIEDAAMREDPEAPDGNATVLPPAEDGPEDVEAASEPPAAAATVTDGIEPAPMALPTSPAATPPAAAPPGATSSQAGPVSAPLSGPAAGGLIDSVPWRTGGDSVPKAQTPPLFTVPAPGQATTPGSRPRPMTTGQGTVDRVAVDRAGADGAGADRAGFDDADHDGQTVMKSDLAGMAAHPAPTTPAADAAGPRVLARVCGQGHANPPTHAQCAVCGLPLLSDAVQVARPRLGRMRVSTGELVDLDQSLVIGRQPSVSRVQGGVMPRLVQVASPSGDISRSHVEVRLEGWHVMLCDLKATNGTVLVREGQPPRRLAQNEMAILLDGDIAEIGDDISLRFEEIL; this is translated from the coding sequence ATGGCCGCCGGTAATTACGCGCCCGGGAGCTGGCTCGGGATAGTCCGGTCCCGGACGGCCGTCATCCTGGGATCCGACACACCATCGGCGCTGGTCCGCTCGCTGTGGGAACTCCTGGAGAGCGGGCCCGAAGCCCACGAAGTACTGTCAGCGGTCACGAGCAGCTTCGGTGTGTCGCTGGCCCGCATCCCGTCGTTCGGAATAGTGGACTTCCGTGACCCGCTCCGCGTTTTCCTGCGCGGCGACCTGGATCTGACGGTGGGGCTGCCCGGGGGATCCGTGGACCTTAACGGTCGCGACGTGACCACGTGGACGGAGCGCCATTTTGCCGCCCCTGAATGGTTCCGGCTCACCGTCCCCGGAGGCGGACGCGGCACCCAGGAGCTCCCCGTCGGGGAAGGGGTGGTCCTGCTGCAGTCCCTGACCATGGCCCTGGCCCGCGCTGCCATTGAAGCACAGCCGGTTGAAGCAGAGCCCGTTGAAGCAGAGCCCGTTGAAGCAGAGCCGGTTGAACAACACGCGGTTGAAGCAGAGCCCGCTGAAGCAGAGCCGGTCGAAAAGCAACCGGTCGAACCGGAGCCCGTGTTTGAACAGGGAAAGGCATCGGGTGAACACGGTGCCTCCGCGGAGACGGTCATCGGTGTCCTCGACGACGATGCCGGTTACCCGACGGGTATGCCCGAAACCCCGGAGGACGGGGAACCCGCATCTGATCACGCCCGGCAGGTACTCGTGCCGGACCAGATGCCTGCGCACGAACTGACCGGAACATACGACCACCTCTGGGAACGCACAGTGGTGCGCAGCATAGAAGACGCCGCGATGCGCGAGGACCCGGAAGCGCCGGATGGCAACGCCACTGTCCTGCCGCCCGCCGAGGATGGGCCCGAGGATGTGGAAGCAGCATCCGAGCCGCCGGCAGCCGCTGCGACGGTCACGGACGGCATCGAGCCTGCCCCGATGGCCCTCCCCACGTCCCCGGCCGCAACTCCGCCGGCCGCGGCTCCCCCCGGCGCGACTTCGTCGCAGGCGGGGCCCGTTTCGGCGCCCCTGAGCGGACCGGCCGCTGGCGGACTCATCGACTCAGTCCCGTGGCGGACAGGGGGAGACAGCGTTCCGAAGGCGCAGACACCGCCATTGTTCACTGTTCCTGCCCCGGGCCAGGCCACAACACCCGGCAGCCGGCCCCGGCCCATGACCACGGGGCAGGGCACCGTGGACCGGGTAGCTGTGGATCGGGCAGGTGCGGACGGGGCAGGTGCGGATCGGGCAGGGTTCGACGACGCAGACCATGACGGCCAGACCGTCATGAAAAGCGATCTCGCCGGCATGGCCGCACATCCGGCACCGACAACACCGGCGGCAGATGCTGCCGGCCCCCGGGTGCTGGCACGTGTTTGCGGCCAGGGCCACGCGAACCCGCCCACCCATGCACAGTGCGCCGTGTGCGGACTTCCCCTTTTGTCAGATGCAGTCCAGGTGGCACGGCCCCGGCTGGGCCGGATGCGGGTCTCGACCGGAGAACTGGTGGATCTTGACCAGTCGCTGGTCATTGGAAGGCAGCCGTCCGTGTCCCGCGTCCAGGGCGGTGTGATGCCCAGGCTTGTGCAGGTGGCCAGTCCCAGCGGCGACATTTCCCGGTCACACGTGGAGGTCAGGCTCGAGGGCTGGCATGTCATGCTGTGCGACCTCAAAGCCACCAACGGCACCGTCCTCGTGCGCGAAGGCCAGCCACCCCGGCGCCTGGCCCAGAACGAAATGGCTATCCTGCTCGACGGCGACATCGCAGAAATTGGTGACGACATCTCATTGCGCTTTGAGGAGATTCTTTGA
- a CDS encoding FtsK/SpoIIIE domain-containing protein encodes MRIRLTLRREPAETKDLAVTVDGLATVADIAAQLWAADPERKGTPVPDNLSLRIDEAFVAGGMRGNVLTRADNLLESGLRPGSVVSLTQVSDHFDVPGANRGPAAATLRILSGPDVGQEFSLPSGTSYIGRDRDVDIRLSDPMTSKRHARITVGETVEIVDTNSANGLLMDGLPVTRATLNSSDTVTLGDTTVTVVPLGRNHAAAPSSPLVDFNRSPRVVPRFDTPKRMLPAGPKRPEHQPFPYIMLMAPLLMGGIMFGVTGNLLSVVFMMMMPLFIVGHYVDHKMQTKRQQKEQLKHFRESMAAFRHDITELQHVERAVRLQEAPSVSDIVDSIYKLGPLLWTHRPEHAGFLGLRFGLGTAPSRIILEEPASNETHVEHMLEIQDCLKQFKDIEGVPVVSQLRTAGSFGVAGARGLVDDVARGMVLQFVGLHSPAEAIVTAMTSAQSRERWNWLQWLPHVGSGHSPLSGDHLAAGSASGTSLLARLEDLLDAREALARRSGPDLRPNIDPAKDDIPAPVVPAVLVIVEDDAPVDRGRLTRLAERGPDSGVHVMWVATDIQALPAACRDFMVVDGDHGTTTGQVRLGRHSYPVSCESLDAGLAAQLARMLAPVVDVGKPVNDDSDLPRAVSYATLIGKDFLDNPQAVAERWTENNSVHTTAVANRKDNGTLRALVGSKGIEPLYLDLKNEGPHALVGGTTGAGKSEFLQSWVMGMAAAYSPDRVSFLFVDYKGGAAFADCLHLPHTVGLVTDLSQHLVRRALTSLRAELRYREHLLNRKKAKDLLALQREADPDAPPYLIIIVDEFAALATEVPEFVDGVVDVAARGRSLGLHLILATQRPAGVIKDSLRANTNLRVALRMADEEDATDILGVPDAAYFDPSIPGRGAAKTGPGRIQGFQTGYVGGWTTEKPQRPQVDIVEMAFGSGPSWDLPAPQQPVTEEPAGPNDIARMTTNIVRAAESLNIRPPRKPWLDELAKTYDLSKLPNPRTDERLLLGVADDPALQDQPTVFYEPDKDGNMAIYGTGGSGKSAALRGIAIAAAVTPRGGPVHVYGIDCGSSGLKMLEELPHVGEIINGDDVERVGRLLRLLRDIADERSSRFAEVRASTIVDYRTLAGRPDEKRIFVLVDGMSAFRETYEYSRLSALWDIFLQLATDGRPLGIHLVVTGDRPNAVPASLLASIQRRLVLRLSSEDDYLSMDVPKDVLSSSSPPGRGLLGGLEVQLAVLGGNSNLALQAREVHKLSEAMVRQGLDRAPGIERLPEQVELDVLPAGRPELPVIGVDDENLQPAEIMAKGPLLLAGPPGAGRTVALVTLAYALRRSNPEAELIYIGSRRSAVASLPIWNRSVVGADDLSDVVEDLTEHSSGNPGKLAIFIEGLTEFTDTVAESGVAQLVAASIKAEQWVIGESETSTWSSAWSLSQPFKSGRRGLLINPGDIEGDSLLNTSLGRVSPDFIPGRGYIVGRGKARKVQIALPPENRE; translated from the coding sequence ATGAGGATACGGCTGACACTGCGCCGGGAGCCGGCGGAAACGAAGGACCTTGCGGTCACCGTGGACGGACTCGCAACGGTGGCGGACATCGCCGCGCAGCTATGGGCCGCGGACCCGGAGCGGAAAGGGACCCCGGTGCCGGACAACCTGTCCCTGCGCATTGACGAGGCCTTCGTGGCCGGCGGGATGCGGGGCAACGTCCTGACCCGCGCGGACAACCTGCTGGAATCGGGCCTGCGCCCCGGCTCCGTGGTCTCACTGACCCAGGTTAGCGACCACTTTGACGTGCCCGGCGCCAACCGGGGCCCTGCTGCTGCCACCCTGCGCATTCTCTCCGGGCCCGACGTCGGCCAGGAGTTCTCGCTTCCGTCCGGCACCAGCTACATCGGCCGGGACCGGGACGTGGACATCCGTCTCTCCGATCCCATGACGTCTAAACGCCACGCCCGCATCACCGTGGGCGAAACCGTGGAGATCGTGGACACCAACTCGGCCAACGGGCTGCTGATGGACGGCCTCCCGGTCACCCGCGCCACATTGAACTCCTCGGACACTGTGACCCTGGGCGATACCACCGTTACAGTGGTTCCGCTGGGACGGAACCATGCGGCAGCGCCGTCGTCGCCCCTTGTCGATTTCAACCGGTCACCACGCGTGGTACCCCGCTTCGATACGCCCAAGCGGATGCTGCCTGCCGGACCGAAACGGCCCGAACACCAGCCATTTCCGTACATCATGCTGATGGCGCCGCTGCTCATGGGTGGCATCATGTTCGGGGTCACCGGGAACCTGCTCTCCGTGGTGTTCATGATGATGATGCCGCTGTTCATTGTGGGGCACTACGTGGACCACAAAATGCAGACCAAACGCCAGCAGAAGGAACAGCTGAAGCACTTCCGGGAGTCGATGGCCGCCTTCCGGCATGACATCACCGAACTGCAGCACGTGGAACGCGCCGTCCGCCTGCAGGAAGCGCCATCGGTCAGCGACATCGTGGATTCGATCTACAAACTCGGGCCGCTGCTCTGGACCCACCGCCCCGAGCATGCCGGTTTCCTGGGCCTGCGGTTCGGGCTGGGCACGGCGCCGTCCCGCATCATCCTTGAGGAGCCGGCAAGCAATGAAACCCATGTCGAACACATGCTCGAAATCCAGGACTGCCTGAAGCAGTTCAAGGATATTGAGGGTGTGCCTGTTGTCTCCCAGCTGCGCACGGCCGGATCCTTCGGGGTGGCCGGGGCGCGCGGCCTCGTTGACGACGTTGCCCGGGGCATGGTCCTGCAGTTCGTAGGACTCCATTCGCCGGCCGAGGCAATTGTCACGGCCATGACCTCCGCACAGTCCAGGGAACGCTGGAACTGGCTCCAGTGGCTGCCGCACGTAGGGTCAGGCCACAGCCCGCTCAGCGGGGACCACCTGGCCGCGGGCTCCGCCAGCGGAACGTCATTGTTGGCCCGCCTTGAGGACCTCCTGGACGCCAGGGAAGCCTTAGCCAGGCGGTCGGGACCGGACCTCAGGCCGAACATCGATCCGGCCAAGGATGACATCCCGGCACCGGTGGTTCCTGCCGTCCTGGTCATCGTTGAGGACGACGCGCCGGTTGACCGCGGCAGGCTGACCCGGCTCGCGGAACGCGGCCCGGATTCCGGCGTCCACGTGATGTGGGTGGCCACCGATATCCAGGCGCTTCCTGCTGCCTGCCGGGACTTCATGGTGGTGGACGGCGATCACGGCACCACCACCGGCCAGGTCCGGCTAGGCCGCCACAGCTATCCGGTGAGCTGCGAAAGCCTCGACGCCGGACTCGCGGCCCAGCTGGCCAGGATGCTCGCGCCTGTGGTGGACGTCGGCAAGCCTGTCAACGACGATTCGGACCTGCCCCGCGCGGTGTCCTACGCCACCCTGATCGGGAAGGACTTCCTGGACAACCCCCAGGCCGTGGCGGAACGCTGGACGGAAAACAACTCCGTACACACGACGGCGGTGGCCAACCGCAAGGACAACGGGACGCTGCGCGCGCTGGTCGGCTCCAAAGGCATCGAACCCCTTTACCTTGACCTGAAGAACGAGGGCCCGCATGCCCTGGTGGGCGGCACCACGGGCGCTGGTAAATCCGAGTTCCTGCAGTCCTGGGTCATGGGGATGGCCGCTGCCTACAGCCCGGACCGGGTCAGCTTCCTGTTCGTGGATTACAAGGGCGGAGCGGCATTCGCCGACTGCCTCCATCTGCCGCACACCGTAGGCCTGGTCACTGACCTCTCCCAGCACCTGGTCCGCCGGGCCCTGACCTCGCTCCGGGCCGAACTCCGCTACCGCGAGCACCTGCTGAACCGCAAAAAAGCCAAGGACCTGCTGGCATTGCAGCGTGAGGCTGATCCGGACGCGCCGCCCTACCTGATCATCATCGTGGACGAATTCGCAGCGCTGGCTACCGAAGTGCCTGAGTTCGTCGACGGCGTCGTGGACGTGGCCGCCCGGGGACGGTCCCTGGGCCTCCACCTGATCCTTGCCACCCAACGCCCCGCCGGCGTGATCAAGGACAGCCTCCGCGCCAACACCAACCTCCGGGTGGCACTCCGCATGGCCGACGAAGAAGATGCCACGGACATCCTGGGCGTACCGGATGCGGCGTATTTCGATCCGTCCATCCCGGGCCGCGGCGCGGCAAAGACCGGTCCCGGCCGGATCCAGGGATTCCAGACCGGCTACGTCGGCGGCTGGACCACCGAAAAACCGCAGCGGCCCCAGGTTGACATCGTGGAAATGGCCTTCGGGTCCGGACCCAGCTGGGACCTGCCTGCACCGCAGCAACCGGTAACGGAAGAACCGGCCGGGCCCAATGACATCGCCCGGATGACCACCAACATTGTCAGGGCTGCCGAGTCGCTCAACATCCGCCCACCTCGGAAGCCCTGGCTGGACGAGCTCGCCAAGACCTACGACCTCTCCAAGCTGCCCAATCCTCGGACCGACGAACGGCTGCTCCTGGGAGTCGCGGACGATCCGGCCCTGCAGGACCAGCCCACGGTGTTCTACGAACCGGACAAAGACGGCAACATGGCCATCTACGGCACCGGCGGGTCAGGGAAATCGGCAGCGCTGCGCGGGATAGCCATTGCAGCAGCGGTCACCCCGCGCGGCGGCCCCGTGCACGTTTACGGCATCGATTGCGGATCCTCCGGGCTGAAGATGCTCGAGGAGCTCCCGCATGTCGGCGAGATCATCAACGGGGACGACGTGGAACGCGTCGGACGCCTGCTGCGCCTGTTGCGAGACATCGCCGATGAGCGCTCATCCCGGTTCGCAGAGGTGCGGGCCTCGACCATCGTGGATTACCGCACGCTCGCCGGCCGGCCCGATGAAAAACGGATCTTTGTGCTGGTTGACGGCATGTCCGCCTTTCGCGAAACGTATGAATACAGCCGCCTGTCAGCGCTCTGGGACATCTTCCTTCAGCTGGCAACCGACGGCCGTCCCCTCGGCATCCACCTTGTGGTGACCGGTGACCGCCCCAACGCCGTTCCGGCGTCGTTGCTTGCGTCCATTCAGCGCCGGCTGGTGCTGCGCCTCTCGTCCGAGGACGACTATCTGTCCATGGACGTCCCCAAGGACGTGCTCAGCAGTTCGTCTCCTCCCGGCCGCGGGCTGCTGGGCGGCCTCGAAGTCCAGCTGGCGGTGCTGGGAGGCAACTCGAACCTGGCGCTGCAGGCCCGCGAAGTCCACAAGCTCAGCGAAGCGATGGTGCGGCAGGGACTGGACAGGGCGCCGGGGATAGAACGCCTGCCGGAACAGGTGGAGCTGGATGTGCTTCCTGCCGGGAGGCCGGAGCTGCCGGTGATCGGCGTCGACGACGAAAACCTTCAGCCAGCCGAGATCATGGCCAAGGGTCCGCTGCTCCTGGCGGGTCCGCCGGGGGCGGGGCGGACCGTGGCGCTGGTGACGCTGGCATATGCGCTCCGGAGGTCCAACCCGGAGGCGGAACTGATCTATATCGGCTCCCGGCGCTCCGCCGTCGCCTCGCTGCCCATCTGGAACCGTTCGGTGGTCGGAGCCGATGACCTGTCCGACGTCGTGGAGGACCTGACTGAGCATTCCTCAGGGAACCCGGGAAAACTGGCCATCTTCATCGAAGGACTGACCGAGTTCACGGATACGGTCGCTGAATCAGGGGTGGCGCAGCTGGTGGCCGCGTCCATCAAGGCCGAGCAGTGGGTTATCGGGGAGTCCGAAACGTCCACCTGGTCCTCCGCATGGTCCCTGTCGCAGCCGTTCAAATCCGGCCGCCGCGGCTTGCTCATCAACCCTGGCGATATCGAGGGGGACAGCCTGCTCAACACCTCGCTGGGACGGGTCAGCCCCGACTTCATCCCGGGCCGCGGCTATATCGTGGGACGCGGCAAGGCGCGGAAAGTGCAGATCGCGCTGCCCCCGGAAAACAGGGAATGA
- a CDS encoding serine/threonine-protein kinase: MSSKRPAAPPPHIPGFTYHSLLGSGGFSDVYLYEQDRPRRKVAVKVLLSDLKTEGARRRFESEANLMAQLSSHPYIVTIFEAEVTEAGHSYLAMEYCSRPSLDVRYRRQRFSVDEVLAVGIQVASAVETAHRAGIAHRDIKPANILVTDYNRPALTDFGISGTLGSDADEDAGMSIPWSPPEQFTGGAIDGVLVDVWALGATLYTLLAGRSPFVLPGTDNSQRQLISRITSMPVPRLGRGDVPESLELALSTAMAKSAASRYSSAHAFALALQRIQAELNLSVTPFEVLEEPRQEENHPDDGFEETRVRNIAAIDPERTGSAPTFPARTRPQLPGHVFTGQGFTGQPFSGQPSTGQPPTGEQQSANTPDGANSAGEWAQATMLRGSVAAADYGKVQDAAPRDEVVQGGPLQEATVQRPAFPAPGPGRQSGQQAVQARRTGIAEPELDATISRPAGAETTEASASETPADHGRRNLWLAITGATLLVLAIIVGIVLATSAPAPKVAVTDQPGKPPADALDNGTVPDVAGLAGKLDGNGKATFTWTNPQPKAGDAYKWRVYTLGGSGEYQSTPNPTAQVAVNPAEPTCIQVMIVRSDGSSSPLENDSIGCIRN, translated from the coding sequence TTGAGTTCCAAACGGCCGGCCGCGCCGCCACCCCACATCCCGGGGTTCACTTACCACAGCCTGCTGGGTTCCGGCGGGTTCTCCGACGTCTACCTCTATGAGCAGGACCGGCCTCGGCGCAAGGTGGCCGTCAAGGTCCTGCTGTCCGACCTGAAGACAGAGGGTGCCCGGCGGAGGTTCGAGTCAGAGGCCAACCTGATGGCCCAGCTCTCCTCGCACCCGTACATCGTGACGATCTTCGAAGCCGAGGTGACCGAGGCAGGACACTCCTACCTGGCGATGGAGTACTGCTCCCGGCCAAGCCTTGACGTCCGCTACCGGCGCCAGCGCTTCAGCGTGGATGAAGTCCTGGCGGTAGGCATCCAGGTGGCGTCCGCCGTCGAGACCGCCCACCGGGCCGGCATCGCCCACCGTGACATCAAACCTGCAAACATCCTGGTCACCGACTACAACCGGCCGGCACTGACGGACTTCGGCATTTCCGGAACGCTGGGCAGCGATGCTGACGAGGACGCCGGAATGTCCATCCCCTGGTCCCCGCCGGAACAGTTCACCGGCGGCGCCATCGACGGGGTCCTGGTGGACGTCTGGGCGCTGGGGGCCACCCTTTACACGCTGCTCGCCGGCAGGTCCCCGTTCGTGTTGCCTGGCACCGACAATTCGCAGCGCCAGCTCATCTCCCGCATCACCAGCATGCCGGTACCGAGACTTGGCCGGGGGGACGTTCCGGAATCGCTCGAACTGGCACTGTCCACTGCAATGGCAAAGTCGGCGGCTTCCAGATATTCCTCCGCTCACGCCTTCGCGCTGGCGCTGCAGCGGATCCAGGCCGAGCTCAACCTTTCCGTCACTCCGTTTGAGGTGCTCGAAGAACCGCGCCAGGAGGAGAACCACCCCGACGACGGCTTCGAAGAGACCCGGGTCCGGAACATCGCCGCGATTGATCCTGAGCGGACCGGCAGCGCCCCGACCTTTCCCGCCCGGACCAGGCCCCAGCTCCCCGGCCACGTCTTCACAGGCCAAGGTTTCACCGGCCAGCCCTTTTCCGGTCAGCCTTCCACAGGCCAGCCCCCTACCGGCGAGCAGCAGAGTGCTAACACGCCGGACGGCGCAAACTCGGCAGGGGAGTGGGCGCAGGCCACCATGCTGCGCGGCAGCGTGGCGGCTGCAGACTACGGCAAGGTTCAGGATGCAGCGCCCCGGGACGAAGTGGTTCAGGGCGGCCCGCTCCAGGAGGCAACCGTTCAGCGGCCTGCTTTCCCGGCGCCGGGCCCTGGCCGGCAGAGCGGACAGCAGGCAGTGCAGGCCCGCCGGACCGGCATTGCGGAACCCGAACTGGACGCCACCATCAGCCGGCCGGCGGGTGCCGAAACGACCGAAGCGTCCGCCTCGGAAACGCCGGCCGACCATGGCAGGCGGAACCTGTGGCTTGCCATTACCGGGGCCACCCTGCTGGTCCTTGCCATCATCGTGGGAATCGTGCTGGCAACGTCAGCGCCGGCGCCGAAGGTGGCTGTCACGGACCAGCCCGGCAAGCCCCCGGCGGATGCCCTGGACAACGGAACAGTCCCCGACGTCGCCGGCCTGGCAGGCAAGCTGGACGGAAACGGCAAGGCGACCTTCACCTGGACCAACCCGCAGCCGAAAGCTGGCGACGCCTACAAATGGCGGGTCTACACACTGGGTGGCAGCGGCGAGTACCAGTCCACGCCCAATCCCACTGCGCAGGTGGCGGTGAACCCGGCAGAACCCACCTGCATACAGGTGATGATCGTCAGGAGCGACGGATCGTCCTCACCTCTGGAAAACGACTCGATCGGGTGCATCCGCAACTGA